Part of the Mytilus trossulus isolate FHL-02 chromosome 2, PNRI_Mtr1.1.1.hap1, whole genome shotgun sequence genome is shown below.
TCTTAGAACCCTGAAAGCTAGCTTAAAGCCAATCACATTTTATATAGGAGAATGTTGGCGTACTTGACAAGGAGATCAAAATCTCAAATGTTGGTTCCACAAGTTTTCAATGTCATGTTTCATGTTGGTTCCACAAGTTTTCAATGtcatgtttcttttcttttgatactGATCGATAAGACACGATGATTTATAAATTGGGcgaaatgataaaaacatcattttgtgGCTTATATCTTTATGAAGTATGTATTCTAGCCAAATAAAACGatattaacatttcaaattatgaagtatgtaaataaatgttttttccaGACTAAGCTATTATTCAATAACATATTTAGTGCAAAGGTTTCACATGATGTCTGTGAATAAGCATTACCTTGtctaatgcaaaaaaataagtATCGACAGggtttattaaatataagaacaattcaaaatgttggTGCAAGCTTAAAATTGTTAACGCTGAAGAATAAGATTTTTCTTCATGTCAGTTATGTTGGTGGTCTTGTGCAAAACCTGCGTCTATTTAGCATACCCAACTTTTTCCAATGACGGCGTCCAAATTTCTCGCTCTTTAACTTCAGTCGACCtactattttgaattatttcgtGAGTTTTCATTGATGTCCTTTACGGTAGATCAATTTGAATGTGAATGTCGAGCAAATTTAGGTGAGAAGTCCAGTTTGTAAATAAAGCATGTTAGTTACTGTTGGTATTAAACATGATTAAGTGTTCTTCCATGAACATAAATAATACGACTCGTGCGTGTGGTTGGATCACCGACGGCGAAGTGCCGTAATGTGACCTCCTTTGTTATCAGAGTGTTGCCTATTTACGTTTGTCTATAAATCTCCATTATTATTGGTGCATCACCGCAATGTCCACATGACACAATATTTCTATTACAGATAGTTTAATCCAATATTATCCACAGAAGAAAACTTGGTGGGATGCTGCTTATTTCTGTTATTTGAAAGATGGATCATTAATGGCTAATGACGGGTTAAATACCAGTATTAAAGATATGCCAATTGATCCTTCCGAAGAGCTAGAATTCTGGACAAGAAATAAAGTATACTCCGAGTGGATCACAATTTTCGGATGTCTTCGACTGGATAAGCTTTTTCCGAGCAAATACAAATTGTTAACGCCTGATGACAAGGATTACGTCATGACGTGCTATTTACATTGTTACAAGGGCTTTGACATGCATACATTTTTCACCGTGaaggtatttttttgtaatactagtatttaaaatgtttattatgccccacctacgatagtagatggacattatgttttctggtctgtggctcagtccgtccgttcgttcgttcgtccttCCGTTCGTCCCCCCTTCCGTTCGTCCCCctgcaggttaaagtttttagtcaaggtagtttttgatgaagttgattGGCAAGTTAAGTCCAACCAACTTGAATCTTAATACACATATTCCCcatgatctttctaatgttaatgccaaataaaagttttgatccaaatttcacggtccactgaacatagaaaatgatagtgcgaagttcaggaTAAAGTTttggttgaagtttttggtcaatgtagtttttgatgaaggcacatcaacttgaaacttagtacacatgttacctATGATATgctatttctaattttaatgccaaataagagttttgaccccaatttcacggtccactgaacatagaaaataatattgcgagtggggcatccatgtaccatggacacattcttgttttataatgtttttatattattaaatttgaaatgaaaaaagcttTCCCTTGAACCTCctcccaaaatcaaaatttctatTCAAGTTCAAAGCAGGTTTCATATTCATTTCATGATTCGTCATGAAAATAATCGCAATATTTACCAGCGGGCaacaaaaacatgtttcacacattgttgtcaatataatggaattttatgcgactgtcataaaagtgagaggttaagctagctatataACCAGTTTTAATCCACACCACTTTTGCATAAGGATATGCCactaccaagtcaggaatatgacagttgttcatttttctgttcgttttgtgtgtttaagcttttgattttgccatttgaggcaaaggactttccgttttgaattacatagaaaaatccaattgcacgtgttcgctatatatttatataaacactagaacacacccgtgatatcgcgggtccgtgactgaattaaggtatataactatgcgcaagccttattttagtataagtattgtcatctgataaagtcatgccgattataagatacacagtttttctctgctttcaaatctttctgtttgaacccgtcgaactggaactcatcaattattggtaatattaattatttggaaaacaaaaggttctGGAATGGagcattttttaatcaacaacattgtcctatattagttataaataaagatgaattctttgattcgttgttttacgtcatgtatgcccactaacaaattgaaaactgttccTCATGTTAgtcttgttatcttagaaagtcttactgattaaaatactacaataggtagctatttgacaatttagtagtgtcaaccctgtggttatgacccgtgtatatagcatattaaccctgaatacaccgtttggtggtgcgcctgtcagatgcggaacgtacagatcaGGTAATAGGTTACAGGtaaatatactattggtatcggtatcggactcgacccggaacttcttaattattggcaatattaattacgtggaaaacaaaagggcctagagtggtgtaattttcaatctacacctttgtactatattagtgatatataaagttgaattctttgattcgtcgtttttacgtgatgacggctgaaaaAATTGGacttcgtaattttagtattatagatattatGTCTATATCGGGTTATATGATCGTCGATAGTCTTCGGAGGTCACCTCGATGATCAATAAGGTTGGGTCTTCACTAATACACACGATATGTTATACAAAGGTTGGGTCTTCACTAATACACACGATATGTTATACATATTATTGAGAACATGCAATCTGCtagtttattttagactttaatAATTAGAATATACATTTAAGTATATTGGTATGAAAACTTGATTCAAATCGgttaacatgaatttgacagctcatgcccctttaagagaaatgtaatttatttattttgtgtttataaCACCCAGGACACTAAGAAAAGATGCATTTGATATTGTTAACTGGGatgaatattcaaaacatttgattCATTTAATGAAACAACACATTCTATTCATGATTTTTCCCCACATGAAATAATTGGAACAGTCATTTATATATtgtgattttaaaacaaagtttgaAACGAAAATTTTACATGTGAATGAGGTTTATCGTATGAGacatatactttatttcaattaaataatgtatgcatttctaaatattttaggGATCCTATTGCGCATGTATAGATACTAAGTTTTTATCAGAAAAAGTTGACTTAATCGACTATCGCCAAAACTGTGATAAACTATGCAAGGATGGTATTGGAATTTGTGgtgatttcattgaaaatgcAGAGTTTGTAACAGTGTATAGAACAATCACTTCCGGATTTAATAgtaagtttgttttatttatatttttactttgtgTGGTCGGGAAGAGACTACTACGGATTTCTAACTGAAAATAACACTTTGAAAAATAGTGTGTGAATCACATTGCTAGATTGACCTTCATCGGGAATGCTCAGACCCTTTTAAACTTTAAAGCCAAGAACGTATAATACTTGAATATTgttaagaaataataaaaaataaaacgaatAACCAACTTACTTGAAAACAACGACGTATAGTCTGTAAGGTTTGGAacttttacataatttttttacacTTATCAAAGGAAAATTGCcggaaaattaaagaaatgtattttataattcataacATAAGCAAATGTGGAAGACAGTGtggaatttattgaaaatattctGAATTATCTACCCTTTATCATAATCTTGattgcaaaattacacccaTAAGGGTCAAGTAATACAACCAAACAATAATTATATGcaatacaatgtaatacaatgaaatacaatgtaatacaatgaaatacagTGTAATACAATACTTCacacataaacttaaaatttggATACATGTGTTCATGTTCATGGTGTTGGGtaacaaaactttataaaaaatattgttttctaaattcAGACTACACCCAACTGAACAATTACTACCTTTCTCTTGGAGGACTTGAGAGGGAATGTCTCGCATTGGATTGCGCAAATGGCAGAGCACAAATAAGACCGTGTGACGAAGAAAATGATGTTGTGTGTTCAGACGGTTAGAAACGATTGATAGTGTTGGTGGTTTTCCGTTTATtgacaaatatatgtttatatatatgttgtaaatatttttttatgaaacaagtGATGAttcatattaaattattatttcaaaatttgattttccGTTAAAAGTAAGCAAAACGCATTTCTGTAAAAAATGTATGCACCccctctttgatttttttattttatttaaaaaggtaaaaattccACAACTATGTGTTATGCCATTTCTCCTCTCGAAACATTTTTagatattaatatttaaagcgcgaggcttgcagatattttttaataatctaaattttaacaccaatcaatcaatcaaatatgtAGACTCAATAACAACACTTAAAATTGTGTAACTGGAAGcggtttttatatttttgctaaATCTTGAGTGTGAAAACAAGTCTGACTGGTCACAATTGAATTTGATTGCCTTTGTTGGACTTTGTCTTAAgtctatttttcttatactgtgGTATTTATAATCAAACTTGAGACTGTAGATGCATCTGTTTTAACTAAAAGAAGGTTGTATCGCCCTAGATCACACTCATCATGGTCTTTTTGAGTTAAACGTCATAGGTCAGGTTTTGATGAATAAGTGATCATTAATTGTACTCATTTGAACAACATGACGGTTGttacatatggagcaggatctgtttactcTTCTGGAGCTCATCagttcactcccggtttttggTACGAttcctgttgtttttttatgttgtgtttatgtggacttttgttgtttttaattatttgccATGCGGACAATGTTAGTTTGTTTCTAATTATCAGTTAGGACTGTTCCTTCTGGTGTTTCTTTTCAGCCTTTCTTTTGTATGGGAAGGCACTAGCTATTCAATAACTTCGTATCGATTAGTTTCTTTTGGTCTTAAATATATGACTCATTTGTTACGAAgcttcattattatttattacacaCTAACACTCATCGTTACTTCGACCAATTAATGCTGCGCTACTACTAAGGATTTCACAGTTTAAACTCATTAGTAGAAACCGTTGTCATGGCACGAATGTTAAACGATTTGTTACATTCATTTCAGGAATATCAGAATTGATAGTGTGCGACGATGCTACCATACATTGTATTGGTGACGAGACGATCAAGATAGATCATGCTACATTTGGTCGGAATCAGAAATCCGAATGTTTTGACGATGAGTATACATCTACATGTAGCACTGATTCTCCAACTGATATACTAAGCGTCAATTGTGATGACAAGACAGATTGTAGCGTCAAATCATCCGTTGAACTGTTTGGAGATCCATGTAATGGATTGGACAAAGACCTAAGGATCAAATACCACTGTGAAGGTAATATTGATAACAGCCTCCATTaggtgaactttttttttaaataatcaataaaaagtaaCCATTGAACAGTTGACGTGCCGTCATGAGAGTTTCTGAAATTCACTGATGTATTCACAACAGTATaaccaggggcggatccagccatttcaaAGGGGATGTTCCTAACCCaggaaaaaggggggttccaattacatgtccccattcaaatacattgatcgtcccaaaaaagggggttcaaacccccggaccccccccccctctttggATCCGCTCCTGCGTATAACTATGTCGTAttttgattaacatttttacaaaCAAGTTCTTCTATTTTTTCAAGTCGATTCAACATGTGTTTGTCCTTGAAGTTACTACTAAACGATTGATGTCACAGACTGATTGCTTGCCAATACGGattgttattgaaaaaatagataaaagaatCATACATATGTATTTACTTTATTATACAGGAACATCATTTTTTAGTAAATCGTGGATAGATAGTGTTCTCAAATGTCACAGAAATGGACATAGTCTCAGATTAAACTGTAGACATGGATCTGACGACAGCTTATACTGGGTTGAAGCCTTCAGAGGAATAGTTCCAACTTCTGGTAAAATCTTTGCAtttcaaattacaaataatgttttatttacatttgttgtGTGTTATGAATCTACATCATTAGTAAGACCAGTAAAAACGTTAGATACGTTTGTGAAATACGGGAATTAGTGTTTTCTTTTAATCGTTAAATTTGTCAGAATGTGCAAAATATTGTACCTAAAtattgtcattaaaatttgaattgaaactATTAAAAAGTTTTGACAGGAATAACAAAACTTTGCTATGCACCTAGCAGGGAATTTtcaattgttgtaaattaaactAATGTCttataataatcaaaataagtCACTCGGTGAATATTCTATATACTTGAATTTTTACATTTCCAAAGATGTGAACTGAGGTGATCATGAACACTTTAcaatgtaatgctgtttttcctTAGTTGTTTATTATTAGCATCCTCGGAGACTCATACCTATTACATGTAgacatgtatatacaattttatttaaagatttcaaaaatttacctGGACTAGAAATTGCGAAAGCAgccaaatgtaaaataaataaaccgaACGATGCCACACCATATTCTTGTGAAGTGACAAATGAGTATACTGAACTGCCATTTACTTGTTTCTTTGAAGGTATGTAACATCTAGTTacttttaaatgcataaaacatTCTTGaactattaattttattataaaactatcCTCCATTATGCCATGTAGTAGCTATTATATGTCGccttttagttttatttcatttttttatgaaatgtttcACGTCAGAGATTAGTTTTAATGTCTCACCTGTGATGCATAATGCAGAATACAGGACTTATAGAATACGGATTTCTATCCGGCGGCAGCGCGTTAActgtttgtaaatatattcaaGAGGGTTGACTTCAAATCTTGTATACAGATGCcttatgttacaaagtttccgtctgtcataTATCCATtatccttgacctcattttagtTGTCAACGACTGCTTGAAATaagagttttatttttttgtaatgagaATTTCTCCCTCACGTTTTGTAAGAGggtaattatatttggtatatgggcTCTTTTCATCTGACCTGTTCCATAATACAGTATAACAGTCCTACATCCGACATTTTATGGATCTGTGatcaaagtaacagctactttGTTATGAGATGCTGTATGCAGAAGGTTTAcattatttggtgtatggagtAATGGTTAAGAGTACATGTCAGTCTGGTAGGTTTCATCTGACCCTGATCTCATTTTCACGGGTTATTGGTTAATGTAAGGTATAGTACTTTGGTCCTCTTTTGAGATACTGTATGTTATAGGTCAAACATTTTTGGGTCATTGGTCAATGGTAGGTTTACCTAGTTAATTCTGTTTCTTAGATATTACTAGTATAAGCAATATTTCGTCTATGTTTGGTGtatagaataattgtaaggtacatgtacatgaatttAGGCATGGATTACTAGTATATTACTTTGATAATTTCGACATACAAGTCAAAGTGtctttatatattaattatattcaCTATTTTTCAAGGGAAAGGCAGTAAAAAGATGGGATCCGACGAGAGTTCTTCTAGTACAGGTACTATTAACTATTGTTAAATAGTGTTCAAAGAGAACGAGAAACAATGCATACCTTTTTTTATCTGcatttgagaaatttattttaatattatgtaaatattttacactATGTTTAAAACAGATATGTTGTGTTGTATGTCAGATTAGTTCAGGATTCAACCAACTTATGTTCAGCATGTTCAGTGAGGTGATATAAATGATCTAGTTTTTGTTTCGACTGGTCTTAATGAAACTTAGTAAATAACTATCAATTCAAGTTAACTACGATTATAGTAATAAAAAGAGAAGTGAGGGAATACGTTGAAAAATCAGCAACTCGAGGACATAGGGAACACTACTTAAAGGAGAAGGAAacccaaatattttttttagctcaGTTGAAAGAATTGTTGTTAATAATAAGGTTTACTGTTTAAAGTTATTCAAAATTATGCTCAGAAATGTCAAACCCgttagtttaaatatattttttttaaatttcccgCCAATTACTGGATATCGACATTTTGAGGAGCTCTTCTGTAACGGTTATCGTGGTATGAATTATAGTGGCATGAGGTAAATATAACCCGGCCTTcttttttctcaggaactaccaTACGAGGATTTCTTAAacttggtttcagggtttatataagacagctatactgtgtgatgagTTTTCAGATTCATTACTTAACCTTCTATTTACCAAAATATTTGGGCGGGATATCATCAACCGTGAGCAGTAGCTTGCAGTTTTACttattatttaatgaatggctatcatttattttgaatttattgaaccataaaactaatttttgactcttcacattgaataatccgcgaagcggattatgtaaaatgtgaagagtcaaaaattagttttatggttcaataaaatcaaaataaattattgccattcattataaataaatttctataaaaaatacggctcaaagaactttttatattatttacctTGACAATAtcaacgtacacacatgttggcgtatgaatacacaacgtcagagtgggcgtgtcaccataaaaatttacaacattgaaaataaaactaataattttaaccaatcagaagacagtaaatacacaaaatttatttatatacgtgaattgtgtatttgttttctatatatgatACGTGTTTATCAATAAGTCCAAATTGTTTATCTATACTTCTTATACAGGGATAGTTATTGCAGTTGTAATTGTAGTTATAATCATCGCTATCCTTGTTGCTGTGTTATTTTACTGTAAAAGGTATGTTTGTATTGCTTAAAATCAGCTGTACGTTTTTTTTAACTATCTTACTGTCCATCCGTTTGTCGGTCCATGAACTACGTATTCTTCATTGTTGATGGTTTGACATGAAATTTTACATAAGAACTTAACATTCTGGAACACgataattttgatttgaaatgttttattttaaaaagtgaaaattgACTACTGCATTAGGTTTCTTACAATGTTTTATCCCTTATTAATTTATAGtcttttatgataaaatatgttctaaCTTATTTTAGTTATTAGACAATATTGTACTCAAGGATTTGATTGATCATTCTTGCTTGGTCCTTTTCAGATGATATAAAGAcattattcataaaacaaatgtttcgTTAAAACCTTGCATCTTATTTTGATGCGTAAGGATCGGAAATTAATGAGAATGTATTTCTTTGAACTAGCGAATTGTATAAATACAGACGAGCGAATTAAGCTTATTTTAGTTCCATTTTCTAACTAAGTTTGGGTTtcgtctgaattgttttacatttgtcatttcggggcttttatagccgactatgcggtatgggttttgctcattgtttaaggccgtacaccacatatttttttttgtcaacccTCATGC
Proteins encoded:
- the LOC134706807 gene encoding uncharacterized protein LOC134706807 isoform X2, yielding MMFNHRNPVTVGFIFLILHIILFCDRSDSLIQYYPQKKTWWDAAYFCYLKDGSLMANDGLNTSIKDMPIDPSEELEFWTRNKVYSEWITIFGCLRLDKLFPSKYKLLTPDDKDYVMTCYLHCYKGFDMHTFFTVKGSYCACIDTKFLSEKVDLIDYRQNCDKLCKDGIGICGDFIENAEFVTVYRTITSGFNRISELIVCDDATIHCIGDETIKIDHATFGRNQKSECFDDEYTSTCSTDSPTDILSVNCDDKTDCSVKSSVELFGDPCNGLDKDLRIKYHCEGTSFFSKSWIDSVLKCHRNGHSLRLNCRHGSDDSLYWVEAFRGIVPTSDFKNLPGLEIAKAAKCKINKPNDATPYSCEVTNEYTELPFTCFFEGKGSKKMGSDESSSSTGIVIAVVIVVIIIAILVAVLFYCKRKKSLSSDSVNNNSVYMVPQHIRKTENVYSSPENIYHQYDDIIDSRKALTEANQPHETDSNASPNIYLSLCGSRDDVHEQSSISYEDSANDKNKNYDRALPQLPDETQN
- the LOC134706807 gene encoding uncharacterized protein LOC134706807 isoform X1, whose product is MMFNHRNPVTVGFIFLILHIILFCDRSDSLIQYYPQKKTWWDAAYFCYLKDGSLMANDGLNTSIKDMPIDPSEELEFWTRNKVYSEWITIFGCLRLDKLFPSKYKLLTPDDKDYVMTCYLHCYKGFDMHTFFTVKGSYCACIDTKFLSEKVDLIDYRQNCDKLCKDGIGICGDFIENAEFVTVYRTITSGFNNYTQLNNYYLSLGGLERECLALDCANGRAQIRPCDEENDVVCSDGISELIVCDDATIHCIGDETIKIDHATFGRNQKSECFDDEYTSTCSTDSPTDILSVNCDDKTDCSVKSSVELFGDPCNGLDKDLRIKYHCEGTSFFSKSWIDSVLKCHRNGHSLRLNCRHGSDDSLYWVEAFRGIVPTSDFKNLPGLEIAKAAKCKINKPNDATPYSCEVTNEYTELPFTCFFEGKGSKKMGSDESSSSTGIVIAVVIVVIIIAILVAVLFYCKRKKSLSSDSVNNNSVYMVPQHIRKTENVYSSPENIYHQYDDIIDSRKALTEANQPHETDSNASPNIYLSLCGSRDDVHEQSSISYEDSANDKNKNYDRALPQLPDETQN
- the LOC134706807 gene encoding uncharacterized protein LOC134706807 isoform X3, with product MMFNHRNPVTVGFIFLILHIILFCDRSDSLIQYYPQKKTWWDAAYFCYLKDGSLMANDGLNTSIKDMPIDPSEELEFWTRNKVYSEWITIFGCLRLDKLFPSKYKLLTPDDKDYVMTCYLHCYKGFDMHTFFTVKGSYCACIDTKFLSEKVDLIDYRQNCDKLCKDGIGICGDFIENAEFVTVYRTITSGFNNYTQLNNYYLSLGGLERECLALDCANGRAQIRPCDEENDVVCSDGISELIVCDDATIHCIGDETIKIDHATFGRNQKSECFDDEYTSTCSTDSPTDILSVNCDDKTDCSVKSSVELFGDPCNGLDKDLRIKYHCEGTSFFSKSWIDSVLKCHRNGHSLRLNCRHGSDDSLYWVEAFRGIVPTSDFKNLPGLEIAKAAKCKINKPNDATPYSCEVTNEYTELPFTCFFEGKGSKKMGSDESSSSTGRSPCLRIV